The Streptomyces sp. NBC_00162 genome window below encodes:
- a CDS encoding tRNA (adenine-N1)-methyltransferase → MSEPTGAARRRGPFEVGDQVQLTDPKGRHYTFTLEAGKNFHTHKGSFPHDELIGAPEGSVVRTTGNVAYLALRPLLPDYVLSMPRGAAVVYPKDAGQILAFADIFPGARVVEAGVGSGSLSSFLLRAIGDQGMLHSYERRADFAEIATANVERYFGGPHPAWQLTVGDLQDNLSDTDVDRVVLDMLAPWECLDAVSKALVPGGILCCYVATTTQLSRTVESIREIGCFAEPQPWESMIRNWHVEGLAVRPDHRMIGHTGFLVTARRLADGVEPPMRRRRPSKGAYGEDYDGPGSDRSA, encoded by the coding sequence ATGTCCGAACCGACCGGTGCCGCCCGCCGACGCGGGCCCTTCGAGGTCGGGGACCAGGTTCAGCTCACCGACCCCAAGGGCCGCCACTACACGTTCACGCTCGAAGCCGGGAAGAATTTCCACACCCACAAGGGTTCCTTCCCGCACGACGAGCTGATCGGTGCTCCCGAAGGCAGTGTTGTCCGCACCACGGGCAACGTCGCCTACCTCGCGCTGCGTCCCCTGCTCCCCGACTATGTCCTGTCCATGCCCCGCGGCGCCGCCGTGGTCTACCCCAAGGACGCGGGCCAGATCCTGGCCTTCGCCGACATCTTCCCCGGCGCCCGCGTCGTGGAAGCAGGTGTGGGCTCCGGCTCCCTGAGCAGCTTCCTGCTGCGCGCCATCGGCGACCAGGGCATGCTCCACAGCTACGAGCGCCGCGCGGACTTCGCCGAGATCGCCACCGCCAACGTCGAGCGCTACTTCGGCGGCCCGCACCCCGCGTGGCAGCTGACCGTGGGCGACCTCCAGGACAACCTGTCCGACACCGACGTCGACCGCGTCGTCCTCGACATGCTCGCCCCCTGGGAGTGCCTGGACGCCGTCTCCAAGGCGCTGGTCCCCGGCGGCATCCTCTGCTGCTACGTGGCCACGACCACCCAGCTCTCCCGGACCGTCGAATCCATCCGCGAGATCGGCTGCTTCGCCGAACCGCAGCCCTGGGAATCGATGATCCGCAACTGGCACGTCGAAGGCCTCGCCGTCCGCCCGGACCACCGGATGATCGGCCACACCGGCTTCCTCGTCACCGCCCGCCGCCTCGCGGACGGCGTCGAGCCCCCGATGCGCCGCCGCCGCCCCTCCAAGGGCGCCTACGGCGAGGACTACGACGGCCCCGGCAGCGACCGCTCCGCGTAG
- a CDS encoding ferredoxin: MTVQQEAPKGGAGESGEPLEVWIDQDLCTGDGICAQYAPEVFELDIDGLAYVKSPEDELLQAAGATTPVPLTLLQDVVDSAKECPGDCIHVRRVSDRVEVFGPDAE, encoded by the coding sequence ATGACCGTGCAGCAGGAGGCTCCGAAGGGCGGCGCCGGAGAGTCCGGGGAGCCGCTGGAGGTCTGGATCGACCAGGACCTCTGCACCGGGGACGGTATCTGCGCGCAGTACGCGCCGGAGGTGTTCGAGCTGGACATCGATGGTCTGGCGTACGTGAAGAGCCCCGAGGACGAGCTGCTGCAGGCGGCGGGGGCGACCACTCCGGTTCCGCTGACGCTGCTCCAGGACGTGGTGGACTCGGCGAAGGAATGTCCGGGCGACTGCATCCACGTAAGGCGCGTTTCGGACAGGGTGGAAGTGTTCGGTCCCGACGCCGAGTGA
- a CDS encoding site-2 protease family protein, whose product MGRPFGVPVYVSPSWFLVAALITWVFGDQLDRILPDLGPVRYLVSLFFAVAFYASVLVHELAHTVAALRFKLPVRRIQLQFFGGVSEIEKESETPGREFVLAFVGPLLSLVLAGAFYLGMKAVDPATVPGVLLAGLMISNLLVAAFNLLPGLPLDGGRMLRAVIWGITGKPMTGTIAAAWIGRGLAVAVLLGLPLLTHTGIVGNRTTEIGGMDTVMDALLAAILAAIIWTGAGNSLRMARLREHLPELRARSLTRRAIPVENATPLSEALRRANEAGARALVVVDGHGDPMAIVRESAIASVPEHRRPWIAVSTLAQDLTDGMKVSADLTGEELLEHLRATPATEYLVLEPGGEIYGVLSTLDVEKAFVKAMARPQS is encoded by the coding sequence ATGGGCCGCCCCTTCGGCGTGCCCGTCTACGTCTCACCCAGCTGGTTCCTCGTCGCCGCCCTCATCACCTGGGTCTTCGGCGACCAGCTCGACCGCATCCTGCCCGACCTCGGCCCCGTCCGCTACCTCGTCTCCCTCTTCTTCGCCGTCGCCTTCTACGCCTCCGTCCTCGTCCACGAACTCGCGCACACCGTCGCCGCCCTCCGCTTCAAACTCCCCGTGCGCCGCATCCAGCTCCAGTTCTTCGGCGGAGTCTCCGAGATCGAGAAGGAATCCGAGACCCCCGGCCGCGAATTCGTCCTCGCCTTCGTCGGCCCCCTGCTCTCCCTCGTCCTCGCCGGAGCCTTCTACCTCGGCATGAAGGCCGTCGACCCCGCCACCGTCCCCGGCGTCCTCCTCGCCGGCCTGATGATCTCCAACCTGCTCGTCGCCGCCTTCAACCTGCTGCCCGGCCTCCCCCTCGACGGCGGCCGCATGCTCCGCGCCGTCATCTGGGGCATCACCGGCAAACCCATGACCGGCACCATCGCCGCCGCCTGGATCGGCCGCGGCCTCGCCGTCGCCGTCCTCCTCGGCCTGCCGCTCCTCACCCACACCGGGATCGTCGGCAACCGCACCACCGAGATCGGCGGCATGGACACCGTCATGGACGCCCTGCTCGCCGCCATCCTCGCCGCCATCATCTGGACCGGAGCCGGCAACAGCCTGCGCATGGCCCGCCTGCGCGAACACCTCCCCGAACTCAGGGCCCGCTCCCTCACCCGCCGCGCCATCCCCGTCGAGAACGCCACCCCCCTCTCCGAGGCCCTGCGCCGCGCCAACGAAGCCGGCGCCCGCGCCCTCGTCGTCGTCGACGGCCACGGAGACCCCATGGCCATCGTCCGGGAGAGCGCCATCGCCTCCGTCCCCGAACACCGCCGCCCCTGGATCGCCGTCAGCACCCTCGCCCAGGACCTCACCGACGGCATGAAGGTTTCAGCGGACCTCACCGGCGAAGAACTCCTCGAACACCTCCGCGCCACCCCCGCCACCGAGTACCTCGTCCTCGAACCCGGCGGCGAGATCTACGGCGTGCTCTCCACCCTCGACGTCGAGAAGGCCTTCGTGAAGGCCATGGCGCGGCCCCAGTCCTGA
- a CDS encoding PD-(D/E)XK nuclease family protein, protein MTTSSGNGPADAAPSAARPASLSPSRASDFMQCPLLYRFRVIDKLPEKPSAAATRGTLVHAVLERLFDHPAQERTAPRAKALIPGQWDRLLEAKPELTELFPEGDEGAELARWLTEAEALVERWFTLEDPTRLEPVEREFFVETELESGLRLRGIIDRVDVAPTGEVRIVDYKTGKAPRPEYAEGALFQMKFYALVVWRLKQVVPRRLQLVYLGSGDVLTYDPVVADLERVERKLLALWEAIREATESGEWRPRPTKLCGWCDHQAVCPEFGGTPPAYPLTIVPRPGAEVRPADS, encoded by the coding sequence ATGACGACGAGCTCCGGTAACGGTCCGGCCGACGCAGCGCCGAGCGCCGCACGGCCCGCTTCGCTCTCCCCTTCACGGGCGAGCGATTTCATGCAGTGCCCGTTGCTGTACCGGTTCCGGGTGATCGACAAGCTGCCGGAGAAGCCCAGTGCGGCGGCTACCCGCGGGACGCTGGTGCATGCCGTGCTGGAGCGACTTTTCGATCATCCGGCGCAGGAGCGGACCGCGCCGCGGGCGAAGGCCTTGATCCCGGGGCAGTGGGACCGGCTGCTGGAGGCGAAGCCGGAGCTGACGGAGCTGTTCCCGGAGGGTGACGAGGGGGCGGAGCTGGCGCGGTGGCTGACGGAGGCCGAGGCGCTGGTGGAGCGGTGGTTCACGTTGGAGGACCCGACGCGGCTGGAGCCGGTGGAGCGGGAGTTCTTCGTGGAGACGGAGCTCGAGTCGGGGCTGCGGTTGCGCGGGATCATCGACCGGGTGGACGTCGCGCCGACGGGTGAGGTGCGGATCGTCGACTACAAGACGGGCAAGGCGCCGCGGCCGGAGTACGCGGAGGGTGCGCTGTTCCAGATGAAGTTCTACGCGCTGGTGGTGTGGCGGCTGAAGCAGGTGGTGCCGCGGCGGCTTCAGCTGGTGTATCTGGGCAGTGGGGACGTGCTGACGTACGACCCGGTGGTGGCGGATCTGGAGCGGGTGGAACGCAAGCTGCTCGCGCTGTGGGAGGCGATCCGGGAGGCGACGGAGAGCGGTGAGTGGCGGCCGCGGCCGACGAAGCTGTGCGGCTGGTGTGATCATCAGGCGGTGTGTCCCGAGTTCGGGGGGACTCCCCCGGCCTATCCGTTGACGATCGTTCCGCGCCCCGGGGCGGAGGTCCGCCCGGCGGATTCCTGA
- a CDS encoding response regulator, producing MAIRVLLVDDQPLLRTGFRMILEAEGDLAVVGEAGDGLQALDQVRALQPDVVLMDIRMPRMDGVEATRQITGPGRDGPAKVLVLTTFDLDEYVVEALRAGASGFLLKDAPANELVQAIRVVAAGEAMLAPSITRRLLDKYAGHLPSGEESVPDTLGTLTEREVEVLKLVARGLSNAEIAADLFVSETTVKTHVGHVLTKLGLRDRVQAAVYAYESGLVRPGAQ from the coding sequence GTGGCGATCCGCGTCCTGCTGGTCGACGACCAGCCACTGCTGCGCACCGGTTTCCGGATGATTCTGGAGGCGGAAGGGGACCTGGCGGTGGTCGGCGAGGCCGGGGACGGTCTGCAGGCGCTGGACCAGGTGCGTGCGCTGCAGCCCGACGTGGTGCTGATGGACATCCGGATGCCGCGGATGGACGGGGTGGAGGCGACCCGGCAGATCACCGGTCCGGGCCGGGACGGTCCGGCGAAGGTGCTCGTACTGACCACGTTCGACCTGGACGAGTACGTGGTGGAGGCGCTGCGGGCGGGGGCGAGCGGCTTCCTGCTGAAGGATGCGCCGGCCAATGAGCTGGTGCAGGCGATCCGGGTGGTGGCGGCGGGCGAGGCGATGCTGGCGCCGAGCATCACGCGCCGGCTGCTGGACAAGTACGCGGGGCATCTGCCGTCGGGTGAGGAGAGCGTCCCGGACACGCTGGGGACGCTGACCGAGCGCGAGGTGGAGGTGCTGAAGCTGGTGGCCCGGGGTCTGTCGAACGCGGAGATCGCGGCGGACCTGTTCGTGAGCGAGACGACGGTCAAGACGCATGTGGGGCACGTGTTGACGAAGCTGGGTCTGCGCGACCGGGTCCAGGCGGCGGTGTACGCGTACGAGAGCGGTCTGGTCCGCCCGGGGGCGCAGTAA